In a genomic window of Columba livia isolate bColLiv1 breed racing homer chromosome 4, bColLiv1.pat.W.v2, whole genome shotgun sequence:
- the DOK1 gene encoding docking protein 1 isoform X2 yields the protein MDPPAKEGPLLVQHSHKFGTKGSGSSNAGVAAQRGREGSGEAPALEMAVNSIYCSRDEVNAFWVTVQRTEAAERCELRGAYVLKAERDSLVLKDPRTNETLYVWPYRLLRRYGRDKVMFSFEAGRRCDSGPGNFTFETKQGNEIFHLVEASIRQQKAQAEENRQSCGSLDSDGPGVVLLRQALADSLSLELPAQGDDAPAPKAGLAPRPGAAAEERDAACLLKSRTLPELPVPPAKPAVLSNPPRSPLPRAPCAVLPAEDPSCVYSEPLDSVKGARPRPDPLYSDPVDSKPASGAKDEAKLRPPALPYSAAYERAQAEGPGPAPPHREHIYDEPEGRAPRSLPPAACIYDEARPAGDAWRTQGHDGHAGYEYPYSPGTDDYSVPTFQAKAKGPKPVPAPKPPAALVPKGAERSRDVGRRRGNAAPEKGVVKPGLNSSNNNNNVQGLYSRVVKPQNKQKKEQSVDECSLSPVYEDLGEI from the exons ATGGACCCGCCGGCCAAGGAGGGGCCGCTGCTGGTGCAGCACAGCCACAAGTTCGGCACCAAG GGAAGCGGCTCCAGCAATGCTGGCGTGGCGGCCCAGCGTGGCAGAGAGGGCAGCGGGGAGGCGCCGGCCCTGGAGATGGCCGTGAACTCCATCTACTGCTCCAGAGACGAAG TGAACGCCTTCTGGGTGACGGTGCAACGGACCGAGGCTGCGGAGCGGTGCGAGCTGCGCGGCGCCTACGTGCTCAAGGCTGAGCGTGACAGCCTCGTCCTGAAGGACCCGCGGACAAACGAGACCCTCTACGTCTGGCCCTACCGGCTGCTGCGGAGATACGGCCGGGACAAG GTGATGTTCTCCTTCGAAGCTGGCAGGCGCTGCGACTCCGGCCCGGGGAACTTCACCTTTGAGACCAAGCAGGGCAACGAGATCTTCCACCTGGTGGAAGCCTCCATCCGCCAGCAGAAGGCGCAGGCGGAGGAGAACCGGCAGAGCTGTGGCTCGCTGGACTCGGACGGCCCCGGCGTGGTGCTGCTCCGCCAGGCCCTGGCCGACTCCCTGAGCCTGGAGCTGCCCGCGCAGGGGGATGACGCCCCGGCACCCAAAGCGGGGCTGGCGCCCAGGCCCGGCGCGGCGGCAGAGGAGAGAGACGCCGCGTGTCTGCTGAAGAGCCGGACTCTGCCGGAGCTCCCCGTGCCGCCGGCCAAGCCCGCGGTGCTGAGCAACCCCCCGCGCTCCCCGCTGCCCCGGGCGCCCTGCGCTGTGCTGCCGGCCGAGGACCCGTCCTGCGTGTACTCGGAGCCGCTGGACTCGGTGAAGGGCGCGCGGCCCCGCCCGGACCCGCTGTACTCGGACCCCGTGGACAGCAAACCCGCCAGTGGGGCCAAGGACGAGGCAAAGCTCCGGCCGCCGGCGCTGCCGTACTCGGCCGCGTACGAGCGGGCACAGGCCGaggggcccggcccggcccccccgcACAGGGAGCACATCTACGATGAGCCCGAGGGCCGTGCCCCCCGCTCGCTGCCCCCCGCCGCCTGCATCTATGACGAGGCGCGGCCCGCGGGCGACGCCTGGCGCACCCAGGGCCATGATGGCCACGCCGGCTACGAATACCCCTACAGCCCTGGCACTGACGACTACTCGGTACCCACCTTCCAGGCCAAGGCCAAGGGCCCCAAGCCGGTGCCTGCCCCCAAGCCCCCGGCAGCCTTGGTCCCTAAAGGTGCCGAGCGGAGCAGGGACGTTGGCCGGCGGCGGGGGAACGCTGCTCCGGAGAAGGGGGTTGTCAAACCTGGCctcaacagcagcaacaacaacaacaacgtgCAGGGGCTGTACAGCCGGGTGGTGAAGCCCCAGAACAAGCAGAAGAAGGAGCAGTCTGTGGATGAGTGCAGCTTGTCACCCGTCTATGAGGACTTGGGAGAGATTTAG
- the DOK1 gene encoding docking protein 1 isoform X1, whose translation MDPPAKEGPLLVQHSHKFGTKRWKRSWFVLYPASQHGVARLEFFDCKEPLSPERLGSRRLARTVVRLADCTSVGPVPDSGPRAGTAVFRLDASGKSYLFAAEKQQSEEWVAKLCEIAFPGSGSSNAGVAAQRGREGSGEAPALEMAVNSIYCSRDEVNAFWVTVQRTEAAERCELRGAYVLKAERDSLVLKDPRTNETLYVWPYRLLRRYGRDKVMFSFEAGRRCDSGPGNFTFETKQGNEIFHLVEASIRQQKAQAEENRQSCGSLDSDGPGVVLLRQALADSLSLELPAQGDDAPAPKAGLAPRPGAAAEERDAACLLKSRTLPELPVPPAKPAVLSNPPRSPLPRAPCAVLPAEDPSCVYSEPLDSVKGARPRPDPLYSDPVDSKPASGAKDEAKLRPPALPYSAAYERAQAEGPGPAPPHREHIYDEPEGRAPRSLPPAACIYDEARPAGDAWRTQGHDGHAGYEYPYSPGTDDYSVPTFQAKAKGPKPVPAPKPPAALVPKGAERSRDVGRRRGNAAPEKGVVKPGLNSSNNNNNVQGLYSRVVKPQNKQKKEQSVDECSLSPVYEDLGEI comes from the exons ATGGACCCGCCGGCCAAGGAGGGGCCGCTGCTGGTGCAGCACAGCCACAAGTTCGGCACCAAG CGCTGGAAGCGGAGCTGGTTCGTGCTGTACCCCGCCAGCCAGCACGGCGTCGCCCGCCTCGAGTTCTTCGACTGCAAGGAGCCGCTGTCGCCGGAGCGGCTGGGCAGCCGGCGGCTGGCGCGGACCGTGGTGCGGCTGGCGGACTGCACCAGCGTGGGGCCCGTGCCCGACAGCGGCCCCCGCGCCGGCACCGCCGTGTTCCGCCTGGACGCCAGCGGCAAGAGCTACCTCTTCGCGGCCGAGAAGCAGCAGAGCGAGGAGTGGGTGGCGAAGCTGTGCGAGATCGCCTTCCCG GGAAGCGGCTCCAGCAATGCTGGCGTGGCGGCCCAGCGTGGCAGAGAGGGCAGCGGGGAGGCGCCGGCCCTGGAGATGGCCGTGAACTCCATCTACTGCTCCAGAGACGAAG TGAACGCCTTCTGGGTGACGGTGCAACGGACCGAGGCTGCGGAGCGGTGCGAGCTGCGCGGCGCCTACGTGCTCAAGGCTGAGCGTGACAGCCTCGTCCTGAAGGACCCGCGGACAAACGAGACCCTCTACGTCTGGCCCTACCGGCTGCTGCGGAGATACGGCCGGGACAAG GTGATGTTCTCCTTCGAAGCTGGCAGGCGCTGCGACTCCGGCCCGGGGAACTTCACCTTTGAGACCAAGCAGGGCAACGAGATCTTCCACCTGGTGGAAGCCTCCATCCGCCAGCAGAAGGCGCAGGCGGAGGAGAACCGGCAGAGCTGTGGCTCGCTGGACTCGGACGGCCCCGGCGTGGTGCTGCTCCGCCAGGCCCTGGCCGACTCCCTGAGCCTGGAGCTGCCCGCGCAGGGGGATGACGCCCCGGCACCCAAAGCGGGGCTGGCGCCCAGGCCCGGCGCGGCGGCAGAGGAGAGAGACGCCGCGTGTCTGCTGAAGAGCCGGACTCTGCCGGAGCTCCCCGTGCCGCCGGCCAAGCCCGCGGTGCTGAGCAACCCCCCGCGCTCCCCGCTGCCCCGGGCGCCCTGCGCTGTGCTGCCGGCCGAGGACCCGTCCTGCGTGTACTCGGAGCCGCTGGACTCGGTGAAGGGCGCGCGGCCCCGCCCGGACCCGCTGTACTCGGACCCCGTGGACAGCAAACCCGCCAGTGGGGCCAAGGACGAGGCAAAGCTCCGGCCGCCGGCGCTGCCGTACTCGGCCGCGTACGAGCGGGCACAGGCCGaggggcccggcccggcccccccgcACAGGGAGCACATCTACGATGAGCCCGAGGGCCGTGCCCCCCGCTCGCTGCCCCCCGCCGCCTGCATCTATGACGAGGCGCGGCCCGCGGGCGACGCCTGGCGCACCCAGGGCCATGATGGCCACGCCGGCTACGAATACCCCTACAGCCCTGGCACTGACGACTACTCGGTACCCACCTTCCAGGCCAAGGCCAAGGGCCCCAAGCCGGTGCCTGCCCCCAAGCCCCCGGCAGCCTTGGTCCCTAAAGGTGCCGAGCGGAGCAGGGACGTTGGCCGGCGGCGGGGGAACGCTGCTCCGGAGAAGGGGGTTGTCAAACCTGGCctcaacagcagcaacaacaacaacaacgtgCAGGGGCTGTACAGCCGGGTGGTGAAGCCCCAGAACAAGCAGAAGAAGGAGCAGTCTGTGGATGAGTGCAGCTTGTCACCCGTCTATGAGGACTTGGGAGAGATTTAG
- the DOK1 gene encoding docking protein 1 isoform X3 gives MAVNSIYCSRDEVNAFWVTVQRTEAAERCELRGAYVLKAERDSLVLKDPRTNETLYVWPYRLLRRYGRDKVMFSFEAGRRCDSGPGNFTFETKQGNEIFHLVEASIRQQKAQAEENRQSCGSLDSDGPGVVLLRQALADSLSLELPAQGDDAPAPKAGLAPRPGAAAEERDAACLLKSRTLPELPVPPAKPAVLSNPPRSPLPRAPCAVLPAEDPSCVYSEPLDSVKGARPRPDPLYSDPVDSKPASGAKDEAKLRPPALPYSAAYERAQAEGPGPAPPHREHIYDEPEGRAPRSLPPAACIYDEARPAGDAWRTQGHDGHAGYEYPYSPGTDDYSVPTFQAKAKGPKPVPAPKPPAALVPKGAERSRDVGRRRGNAAPEKGVVKPGLNSSNNNNNVQGLYSRVVKPQNKQKKEQSVDECSLSPVYEDLGEI, from the exons ATGGCCGTGAACTCCATCTACTGCTCCAGAGACGAAG TGAACGCCTTCTGGGTGACGGTGCAACGGACCGAGGCTGCGGAGCGGTGCGAGCTGCGCGGCGCCTACGTGCTCAAGGCTGAGCGTGACAGCCTCGTCCTGAAGGACCCGCGGACAAACGAGACCCTCTACGTCTGGCCCTACCGGCTGCTGCGGAGATACGGCCGGGACAAG GTGATGTTCTCCTTCGAAGCTGGCAGGCGCTGCGACTCCGGCCCGGGGAACTTCACCTTTGAGACCAAGCAGGGCAACGAGATCTTCCACCTGGTGGAAGCCTCCATCCGCCAGCAGAAGGCGCAGGCGGAGGAGAACCGGCAGAGCTGTGGCTCGCTGGACTCGGACGGCCCCGGCGTGGTGCTGCTCCGCCAGGCCCTGGCCGACTCCCTGAGCCTGGAGCTGCCCGCGCAGGGGGATGACGCCCCGGCACCCAAAGCGGGGCTGGCGCCCAGGCCCGGCGCGGCGGCAGAGGAGAGAGACGCCGCGTGTCTGCTGAAGAGCCGGACTCTGCCGGAGCTCCCCGTGCCGCCGGCCAAGCCCGCGGTGCTGAGCAACCCCCCGCGCTCCCCGCTGCCCCGGGCGCCCTGCGCTGTGCTGCCGGCCGAGGACCCGTCCTGCGTGTACTCGGAGCCGCTGGACTCGGTGAAGGGCGCGCGGCCCCGCCCGGACCCGCTGTACTCGGACCCCGTGGACAGCAAACCCGCCAGTGGGGCCAAGGACGAGGCAAAGCTCCGGCCGCCGGCGCTGCCGTACTCGGCCGCGTACGAGCGGGCACAGGCCGaggggcccggcccggcccccccgcACAGGGAGCACATCTACGATGAGCCCGAGGGCCGTGCCCCCCGCTCGCTGCCCCCCGCCGCCTGCATCTATGACGAGGCGCGGCCCGCGGGCGACGCCTGGCGCACCCAGGGCCATGATGGCCACGCCGGCTACGAATACCCCTACAGCCCTGGCACTGACGACTACTCGGTACCCACCTTCCAGGCCAAGGCCAAGGGCCCCAAGCCGGTGCCTGCCCCCAAGCCCCCGGCAGCCTTGGTCCCTAAAGGTGCCGAGCGGAGCAGGGACGTTGGCCGGCGGCGGGGGAACGCTGCTCCGGAGAAGGGGGTTGTCAAACCTGGCctcaacagcagcaacaacaacaacaacgtgCAGGGGCTGTACAGCCGGGTGGTGAAGCCCCAGAACAAGCAGAAGAAGGAGCAGTCTGTGGATGAGTGCAGCTTGTCACCCGTCTATGAGGACTTGGGAGAGATTTAG